A genomic region of Phycisphaerae bacterium contains the following coding sequences:
- a CDS encoding DUF4347 domain-containing protein encodes MAVVFGAEVEMFFESLERRILLSAGWGVGAVDETLPLHRPLVEMVVGDTPPVLCRGDSGSTIDLLSSAEALPIPLPTGTTAFTAATPNSISHQAGLDVVLIDNSLNDRELLFQSVDGKSVVIEYNSLFDTSTQVLNRVIATAAGRHEAIGSLTILSHGNPGEFTLGNQWITGNTVGEQQAVWRELGKVFAPGGNIYVFGCNTGDPSGGGQVLLNHLAAWTGADVFASNDITGAGGDWTLEVASVGAQQELAAGLAVPLDFQELAGYRWFLAGPPSLTTTVTALSYTENNKTQVDSGLTVSGGDADDTGATVTISAGYVNGQDVLAFTNQSGITGSWNASTGVLTLSGTATRANYQTALRSVTYTNTSDAPNTATRTVSFQITDAAGKTSSAATRNITVTAVNDSPVFGTGGNGIVTTPVGSGADTASTLAVQADGKLLAAGGGSGDFGLARYSADGFLDTTFSGDGVLTTAISPNTDIAYSMAIQADGKIVAAGYSYNGSNDDFALVRYNSDGSLDTTFSGDGIVTTGFGGSSADQVKSVAIQADGKIVVAGYSNLGGTNDFALARYNTDGSLDTSFSGDGLLTTAIGTGADAAYGMAIQADGKIVAAGYSYNGSNYDFALVRYNTDGSLDTTFSGDGIVTTGFGGSSADQVQSMAIQADGKIVVGGSSNLSGSDDFAVARYNTDGSLDITFSGDGLLTTDCGGVLDQLKSIAIQSDGKIVAVGNSMSASLVYDIALARYNTDGSLDTTFSGDGKLTTNLGTASDSVNAVAIQSSGKIVAAGSIPVAGNTDFVLVRYASDGEFDTSWGSMNCLDDTPTFIQGGGAVVFDDDVQVLDAELAAAGNYAGATLTIVRNGGTNADDVYGHSGALSALTEGGNLVLSGVTIGTVTTNSGGTLVLTFNASATQSYVNSTLQSITYANSSGTPPASVKVDWTFNDNNTGAQGTGGALGATGSITVTISAASNTAPVLDDTKNPALTAENEDSGAPSGAVGTLVSGLVDFASPSGQVDNVTDADSGALLGIAVTAADTTNGTWYYSTDNGTNWNALGAVTDTNARLLAADGSTRLYFQPDANYNGLIAGAITFRAWDQTSGSNGALTDTSTNGGTTAYSSATDTASLAINAVNDAPVVTPTGSTVNYTEGDGPVTVDDGLTISDADDTNLEGATISITNF; translated from the coding sequence ATGGCCGTTGTATTTGGTGCTGAGGTCGAGATGTTTTTTGAGAGTCTTGAACGTCGGATCCTGCTGTCGGCGGGCTGGGGCGTTGGCGCCGTGGACGAGACTCTTCCCCTTCATCGGCCATTGGTTGAAATGGTCGTTGGAGATACGCCCCCGGTTCTCTGCCGTGGGGATAGCGGTTCAACGATCGATCTATTGTCCAGTGCGGAAGCATTGCCGATTCCACTGCCAACCGGTACCACAGCCTTCACCGCGGCAACTCCCAATTCGATTTCGCATCAGGCGGGACTCGACGTCGTACTGATCGACAACAGCCTGAATGACCGTGAACTCCTGTTTCAGTCGGTTGACGGCAAGTCCGTGGTGATTGAGTACAACAGTCTGTTTGACACGTCCACCCAGGTGCTGAACCGCGTTATCGCGACCGCAGCCGGGAGGCACGAAGCGATCGGCTCTCTTACCATTCTCTCCCATGGAAACCCCGGGGAGTTCACGCTTGGCAACCAGTGGATCACCGGCAATACCGTCGGTGAGCAACAGGCGGTTTGGCGGGAATTGGGCAAGGTGTTCGCGCCGGGCGGCAATATCTACGTCTTCGGCTGCAATACAGGCGACCCTTCCGGTGGCGGACAGGTCCTGCTCAATCATCTGGCCGCCTGGACCGGCGCCGATGTCTTCGCTTCCAACGATATTACTGGAGCGGGCGGCGACTGGACTCTTGAAGTCGCTTCCGTGGGCGCCCAACAGGAATTGGCCGCCGGTCTGGCCGTGCCGCTTGACTTCCAGGAGTTGGCCGGATATCGGTGGTTTTTGGCGGGTCCCCCATCGTTGACTACGACCGTCACGGCGCTGAGCTACACCGAGAACAATAAAACCCAGGTGGATTCGGGGCTGACGGTGAGCGGCGGTGATGCCGATGATACCGGAGCCACCGTGACGATCTCCGCCGGCTACGTCAATGGGCAGGACGTATTGGCATTCACGAATCAGTCGGGCATCACCGGCAGTTGGAACGCCTCGACCGGCGTCTTGACGCTCTCGGGCACCGCGACTCGCGCCAATTATCAAACGGCATTGCGATCGGTAACCTACACCAATACAAGCGACGCCCCGAACACGGCAACCCGGACGGTAAGCTTCCAAATCACCGATGCCGCCGGCAAGACAAGTTCCGCCGCGACCCGTAACATTACGGTGACGGCCGTCAACGACTCGCCCGTCTTCGGCACCGGCGGCAATGGCATCGTTACCACTCCGGTTGGATCCGGCGCCGACACCGCATCCACTCTTGCGGTTCAAGCCGACGGCAAATTACTCGCCGCGGGGGGTGGCAGTGGTGATTTTGGCCTGGCGCGGTATAGCGCAGACGGTTTTCTCGACACCACGTTCTCCGGCGACGGCGTTCTCACCACGGCCATCAGTCCGAATACCGATATCGCCTACAGCATGGCGATCCAGGCGGACGGCAAGATCGTCGCCGCGGGATACAGCTATAACGGCAGCAACGATGACTTCGCCCTGGTGCGTTACAACTCGGACGGCTCGCTCGACACCACGTTCTCCGGCGACGGTATCGTCACGACCGGTTTTGGCGGGTCATCCGCCGATCAGGTCAAAAGCGTGGCGATCCAGGCGGACGGCAAGATTGTGGTCGCCGGGTACAGCAATCTGGGCGGCACCAACGACTTTGCCCTGGCTCGCTACAACACGGACGGCTCGCTCGACACCTCCTTTTCAGGCGACGGACTGCTCACGACCGCGATCGGCACAGGCGCTGACGCCGCCTATGGCATGGCGATCCAGGCGGACGGCAAGATCGTCGCGGCGGGATACAGCTATAACGGCAGCAACTATGACTTCGCTCTGGTGCGTTACAACACGGACGGCTCGCTCGACACCACGTTCTCCGGCGACGGTATCGTCACGACCGGTTTTGGCGGATCATCCGCTGATCAGGTTCAGAGCATGGCGATCCAGGCGGACGGCAAGATCGTGGTCGGCGGGTCCAGCAATCTGAGCGGCTCGGATGACTTTGCCGTGGCACGGTACAACACGGACGGCTCGCTCGACATCACATTTTCAGGCGACGGACTGCTCACGACCGACTGCGGCGGAGTGCTCGATCAGCTCAAAAGCATCGCGATCCAGTCCGACGGCAAGATTGTGGCCGTGGGGAACTCGATGTCCGCGTCCCTCGTCTATGACATCGCTCTGGCGCGTTACAACACGGACGGCTCGCTCGACACGACGTTCTCAGGCGACGGGAAGCTCACGACCAATCTGGGAACGGCCTCGGATAGCGTTAATGCTGTAGCGATTCAATCCAGTGGAAAGATCGTCGCGGCGGGCTCCATTCCCGTTGCGGGCAACACCGATTTCGTTCTCGTTCGCTACGCCTCAGACGGCGAGTTTGATACTTCATGGGGATCGATGAACTGCCTTGACGACACTCCGACCTTCATCCAAGGTGGTGGCGCGGTGGTGTTCGACGACGATGTCCAGGTGCTCGATGCCGAACTGGCCGCCGCCGGCAATTATGCCGGGGCTACTCTTACCATCGTCCGCAACGGCGGGACCAACGCGGATGATGTCTACGGCCATTCCGGCGCCCTGTCCGCCTTGACCGAGGGCGGCAACCTCGTCCTCTCGGGCGTCACCATCGGCACGGTCACGACCAACAGCGGCGGCACCCTGGTGCTGACCTTCAACGCCAGTGCCACGCAGTCGTATGTCAACTCCACGCTGCAATCCATTACCTACGCCAACAGCAGTGGTACGCCGCCCGCCTCGGTTAAAGTCGATTGGACTTTCAATGACAACAATACGGGTGCGCAGGGTACGGGCGGGGCTCTTGGCGCCACGGGCAGCATCACCGTCACCATCAGCGCCGCCTCAAATACCGCACCCGTCCTGGACGACACCAAGAACCCTGCCCTTACCGCTGAGAATGAAGACTCCGGAGCGCCCTCTGGAGCGGTAGGCACCTTAGTCTCCGGTTTGGTGGACTTTGCCTCTCCTTCCGGACAGGTGGATAATGTTACCGATGCTGACAGCGGCGCATTACTGGGTATTGCCGTTACCGCTGCCGATACGACCAATGGGACGTGGTACTACTCGACCGACAATGGGACCAACTGGAATGCCCTGGGGGCGGTGACGGATACCAATGCCCGTCTGTTGGCCGCCGACGGCAGTACCCGTCTGTACTTCCAGCCGGATGCCAACTACAACGGATTGATAGCCGGCGCCATTACCTTCAGAGCCTGGGATCAAACTTCCGGAAGCAACGGTGCTTTGACCGATACCTCCACCAACGGCGGAACGACGGCTTATTCTTCGGCCACGGATACGGCCAGTCTGGCGATCAACGCCGTCAATGATGCTCCGGTCGTCACACCCACCGGCAGCACGGTCAATTATACCGAGGGCGATGGGCCCGTTACGGTGGACGACGGGTTGACCATCAGCGACGCCGATGATACGAATCTCGAGGGCGCGACCATCAGCATCACCAACTTCG
- a CDS encoding GNAT family N-acetyltransferase: MPRPCESVLLLHNLPRQVSSDGEAFSVHESDAGVLEEVRAVVAAMETLGVPHRVRPLRELAELPELLSRADEPIVFNLVEELPGRAMDASLAPAICEAYGKGCTGNDTQSLLQALDKVRSKAILAEAGLPVPAGIAVVPGEPIDASALPPGPWLVKPAASDASEGIDARRSIVRAGGPALEEAVNRIHRQFGQTAIVEQLVGQRELNVSVIQGPEGATVLPLAEIDFSAFGTERPRIVDYAAKWLADSFEFNHTPRIIPAPLEESDAQLVRRTALQAWSALGCRDYARVDFRMDDEGRLFVLEVNPNPDIAPDAGFAAALAAAGVPYHQFVSSTIESAADRAIRPKAAVNLDDPSVPIRHTESRDRADILELLEATAFFRPDELEIAREVLDEAIAKGPRGHYQSFTAEQDGRAIGWVCYGPTPCTLGTYDIYWIAVSPRTQARGVGTRLMAFAEDRIRQAGGRLAVVETSGRPSYRPTRRFYLTRGYRQAARLPDFYATGDDKVVYTRAV, translated from the coding sequence ATGCCACGGCCGTGCGAAAGCGTTCTGCTGCTTCATAATCTGCCCCGCCAGGTTTCATCCGACGGCGAGGCCTTTTCCGTCCACGAAAGCGACGCCGGCGTGCTCGAGGAAGTCCGGGCGGTCGTCGCCGCGATGGAGACACTGGGCGTTCCGCACCGCGTCCGCCCGCTGCGCGAGCTGGCGGAGCTGCCGGAACTGCTGTCCCGCGCGGATGAGCCGATCGTGTTCAACCTGGTCGAGGAATTGCCCGGCCGGGCGATGGACGCCTCGCTGGCGCCTGCGATCTGCGAAGCCTACGGCAAGGGCTGCACCGGCAACGACACGCAAAGCCTGCTGCAAGCGCTGGACAAGGTCCGCAGCAAGGCGATCCTGGCGGAGGCGGGCCTGCCCGTGCCGGCCGGGATCGCGGTCGTACCGGGCGAACCGATCGACGCCTCGGCGCTGCCGCCCGGGCCGTGGCTGGTCAAACCCGCCGCCTCCGACGCCAGCGAGGGCATCGACGCCCGCCGATCAATCGTGCGGGCCGGCGGGCCTGCCCTCGAAGAGGCGGTCAACCGCATCCACCGCCAGTTCGGCCAGACCGCGATCGTCGAACAACTGGTCGGCCAGCGGGAGCTGAACGTCTCGGTGATCCAGGGCCCGGAGGGAGCGACGGTTCTGCCGCTGGCGGAGATCGATTTCTCCGCGTTCGGAACCGAGCGGCCGCGGATCGTGGACTACGCCGCCAAGTGGCTGGCCGATTCGTTCGAGTTCAACCACACGCCGCGGATCATCCCCGCTCCGCTCGAGGAGTCCGACGCCCAGCTCGTTCGCCGGACCGCCCTGCAGGCCTGGTCGGCCCTTGGCTGCCGCGACTATGCCCGGGTGGATTTCCGCATGGATGATGAGGGCCGCCTGTTCGTGCTCGAGGTCAATCCCAACCCGGACATCGCGCCCGACGCCGGCTTCGCCGCCGCGCTCGCCGCCGCCGGCGTCCCGTACCACCAGTTCGTCTCGTCGACAATCGAGTCCGCCGCCGACCGGGCGATCCGGCCGAAGGCGGCTGTGAATCTCGACGATCCTTCCGTCCCGATCCGGCACACCGAATCCCGCGACCGCGCGGACATTCTCGAACTGCTCGAGGCTACCGCGTTTTTCCGGCCCGACGAACTGGAGATCGCCCGCGAGGTGCTCGACGAGGCGATCGCCAAAGGGCCGCGGGGCCACTATCAGTCCTTCACCGCCGAACAGGACGGCCGGGCCATCGGCTGGGTGTGCTACGGACCGACGCCCTGCACGCTGGGCACCTATGATATCTACTGGATCGCCGTTTCACCCCGCACGCAGGCCCGCGGCGTCGGTACGCGGCTGATGGCATTCGCCGAGGATCGCATCCGCCAAGCCGGCGGGCGACTCGCCGTGGTCGAGACCTCGGGCCGCCCGTCGTACCGCCCCACCCGGCGATTCTACCTGACCCGCGGCTATCGCCAAGCCGCCCGATTACCCGATTTCTACGCCACGGGCGACGACAAGGTCGTCTACACCCGCGCCGTCTGA
- a CDS encoding D-alanine--D-alanine ligase has product MTIGLTYDLRNDYLEKGFDEQTVAEFDSHETIDALDATIRSLGYRTDRIGSAWSLCRRLSDGQRWDLVFNIAEGLFGRSREAQVPAILELHQAPYTFSDPLVCAATLDKAVAKRLVRDAGLLTAGFAVAREPGDLAGVELAYPLFVKPLCEGTGKGIDERSRIDDAEQLKRRVRELLLRYHQPVLIEEFLPGREVTVGVLGTGRDARVLGTMEIELRDPSQGGIYSYDSKERCEQLVRYFPMEKGPLRERVETLALQSYLALECRDAGRVDIRLDRSGQPCFMEVNPLPGLHPSHSDLPMIATQEGMPYAELIGSIITSALARNRSSDATAVRKRSAAS; this is encoded by the coding sequence CTGACCATCGGACTGACCTACGACCTGCGAAACGACTACTTGGAAAAGGGCTTCGACGAACAGACCGTCGCCGAGTTCGACTCGCACGAGACGATCGACGCCCTTGACGCCACGATCCGCAGCCTGGGCTACCGGACCGACCGGATCGGCAGCGCCTGGTCGCTGTGCCGCCGGCTGAGCGACGGCCAACGGTGGGACCTGGTGTTCAACATCGCCGAAGGCCTTTTCGGGCGAAGCCGCGAAGCCCAGGTGCCGGCCATCCTCGAACTCCATCAGGCGCCCTACACCTTTTCCGATCCGCTGGTCTGCGCCGCCACACTCGATAAGGCGGTGGCCAAGCGGCTGGTCCGCGACGCCGGCCTGCTGACCGCCGGGTTCGCGGTGGCCCGCGAGCCGGGTGACCTGGCCGGCGTGGAGCTGGCCTATCCGCTGTTCGTCAAGCCGCTCTGCGAAGGCACGGGCAAGGGTATCGATGAACGTTCGCGCATCGACGACGCCGAGCAGCTTAAGCGGCGGGTCCGCGAACTGCTGCTGCGGTATCATCAGCCGGTGCTCATCGAGGAGTTCCTGCCCGGCCGGGAAGTCACCGTCGGCGTTCTGGGCACCGGGCGCGACGCCCGCGTGCTGGGCACGATGGAGATCGAGCTGCGCGATCCGTCGCAGGGCGGAATCTACTCCTACGACTCCAAGGAACGCTGCGAACAGCTCGTCCGTTACTTTCCGATGGAAAAGGGTCCGCTTCGCGAGCGGGTCGAGACGCTGGCGCTGCAGTCGTACCTGGCGCTGGAATGCCGCGACGCCGGACGGGTTGATATCCGACTCGACCGCAGCGGTCAGCCGTGCTTCATGGAGGTCAACCCGCTGCCCGGCCTGCACCCGAGCCACTCGGACCTGCCGATGATCGCGACGCAGGAGGGCATGCCCTACGCCGAACTGATCGGTTCCATCATCACCAGCGCGTTGGCGCGCAACAGGAGTTCCGATGCCACGGCCGTGCGAAAGCGTTCTGCTGCTTCATAA
- a CDS encoding histone deacetylase family protein, which produces MIRIRRIYSTVLPSDREQIEQVREIFVQHFGEVADYAGKIPDMLDSPFKYGYRAVLLVSEQAANRVTGFSLVLHFPEVNSSLLDFIAVRGTIRGGGLGSALYEATREHLRELGSRGLYMEALPDDPQQVADPARLKENQARLRFYERYGVRPVVGTEYETPIGEPPAPFLLFDPLGRKGSLRRSECRAAVRLILQRKYSHLVGPDYIERVVESFVDDPVRFREPRYLKVEPKTALVNGHLQKNLALVVSEHHRIHHVRERGYVERPVRVETLRAGIRSAVLFDEIPPRPFGEDVIKEVHDSDFVNYLRNVCEKLAPRRPVYPYVFPLRRANVKPKDLSIRAGYYCIDTFTPLDQNAYRAARAAVNVALTATEELLRGRPIVYALCRPPGHHAQRRAFGGFCYFNNAAIAANRLSKHGRVATLDIDFHHGNGTQDIFWSRDDVLTVSIHGHPNFAYPYFSGFADEVGEGPGKGFNRNFPLPENAGDQVYLDTVEKALEAIGKYKPTVLVVSVGFDTMRGDPTGSFGLTLRAMEAIGRRIMTLGVPVLVVQEGGYSLSNLRRGGAAFFRGLGRGLTERSATSITVFQGRPS; this is translated from the coding sequence ATGATACGCATCCGCCGGATCTACAGCACGGTCCTGCCGTCCGACCGGGAGCAGATCGAGCAGGTCCGGGAGATTTTCGTCCAGCACTTCGGCGAGGTCGCCGACTACGCCGGCAAGATCCCCGACATGCTGGATTCGCCGTTCAAGTACGGCTATCGGGCGGTTCTGCTGGTCTCCGAGCAGGCGGCCAACCGGGTCACCGGATTCTCGCTGGTCCTGCACTTTCCCGAGGTCAACAGCTCGCTGCTGGACTTCATCGCGGTGCGCGGGACGATCCGGGGCGGCGGCCTGGGCAGCGCGTTGTACGAGGCGACCCGCGAGCACCTGCGCGAGCTCGGCTCGCGCGGGCTGTACATGGAGGCGTTGCCCGACGACCCGCAGCAGGTGGCCGATCCGGCCAGGCTGAAGGAGAACCAGGCCCGCCTGCGGTTTTACGAGCGCTACGGCGTGCGGCCGGTGGTCGGTACGGAGTACGAGACGCCGATCGGCGAGCCGCCGGCCCCGTTTCTGCTGTTCGATCCGCTGGGCCGCAAGGGTTCGCTGCGCCGCTCGGAGTGCCGGGCCGCGGTCCGGCTGATCCTGCAGCGAAAGTACAGCCATCTGGTCGGACCGGACTACATCGAGCGGGTGGTGGAGTCGTTCGTCGACGATCCGGTGCGTTTTCGCGAACCGCGGTACCTGAAGGTCGAGCCGAAGACGGCGCTGGTCAACGGGCACCTCCAGAAGAACCTGGCCCTGGTCGTCTCGGAACACCATCGGATCCACCACGTCCGCGAGCGCGGCTACGTGGAGCGGCCGGTGCGCGTCGAGACGTTGCGGGCGGGAATACGGTCCGCCGTCCTGTTCGATGAGATTCCGCCGCGGCCGTTCGGCGAGGACGTGATCAAGGAGGTCCACGACAGCGACTTCGTCAACTACCTGCGGAACGTCTGCGAAAAGCTCGCGCCGCGACGGCCGGTGTACCCGTACGTCTTTCCGCTCCGGCGGGCCAACGTCAAACCCAAGGATCTTTCGATCCGGGCCGGATACTACTGCATCGACACCTTCACGCCGCTGGACCAGAACGCGTACCGCGCCGCCCGGGCGGCGGTCAACGTGGCGCTGACCGCCACGGAGGAGCTGCTGCGCGGCCGGCCGATCGTCTACGCCCTGTGCCGGCCGCCGGGCCATCACGCCCAGCGGCGGGCGTTCGGCGGGTTCTGCTACTTCAACAACGCGGCCATCGCCGCCAACCGCCTCAGCAAGCACGGCCGCGTCGCCACGCTCGATATCGATTTCCACCACGGCAACGGCACGCAGGACATCTTCTGGTCCCGCGACGACGTGCTGACCGTCTCGATCCACGGGCATCCCAACTTCGCCTATCCGTACTTCTCCGGATTCGCCGACGAAGTCGGCGAAGGACCGGGCAAGGGCTTTAACCGCAACTTCCCGCTGCCCGAAAATGCCGGCGACCAGGTCTACCTCGATACGGTCGAGAAGGCCCTCGAGGCGATCGGCAAATACAAGCCAACCGTCCTGGTCGTTTCCGTCGGCTTTGACACCATGCGCGGCGATCCCACCGGCTCGTTCGGGCTGACGCTGCGGGCGATGGAGGCCATCGGCCGGCGGATCATGACGCTGGGCGTGCCCGTCCTGGTCGTCCAGGAAGGCGGTTACAGCCTGAGCAACCTGCGGCGGGGCGGGGCCGCGTTCTTCCGAGGCCTCGGCCGCGGACTGACCGAACGATCCGCCACCTCCATCACCGTATTCCAAGGGAGGCCATCATGA